One Roseomonas gilardii subsp. gilardii genomic region harbors:
- a CDS encoding c-type cytochrome yields MRPLALLLPLLLLGGCKQEMAQQRRMDTYERTGVWKDGTTARPIPAGAVARGDLARDAAALTPPPVTPALLARGQERYGIFCTPCHGLSGEGNGMIVQRGFPPPPSFHTRRLRAVPARYLFDVITEGYGVMYSYAARVPPEDRWAIVAWLRTLQVSHHATLAEAPEAAGAIREAGP; encoded by the coding sequence ATGAGGCCGCTGGCCCTCCTCCTGCCGCTTCTCCTGTTGGGGGGCTGCAAGCAGGAGATGGCGCAGCAGCGCCGCATGGACACCTATGAGCGGACCGGGGTCTGGAAGGACGGCACCACCGCGCGCCCCATCCCGGCCGGCGCGGTGGCGCGGGGCGATCTGGCGCGCGACGCCGCCGCCCTCACCCCACCGCCCGTCACCCCCGCGCTGCTGGCGCGCGGGCAGGAGCGGTACGGCATCTTCTGCACGCCCTGCCACGGCCTGTCCGGCGAGGGCAACGGCATGATCGTGCAGCGCGGCTTCCCGCCGCCGCCATCCTTCCACACCCGCCGCCTGCGCGCGGTGCCCGCCCGCTACCTCTTCGACGTCATCACCGAGGGCTATGGCGTGATGTATTCCTATGCCGCCCGTGTGCCGCCCGAGGACCGCTGGGCCATCGTGGCCTGGCTCCGCACCTTGCAGGTCTCGCACCACGCCACCCTGGCCGAGGCGCCGGAAGCCGCCGGGGCGATCCGGGAGGCGGGGCCGTGA